The nucleotide sequence AAtcttgataaatatttatgatcTCTAATTGAATTTGGTACTTGTTTTGCAGGCACCTACAAGAAATCATCCTCTGCTGCTCTTGTCAGGAGTGGGGACTAATGCCGTTGGATATGATCTTTCGCCTACGGTAATAAACCTTTCTTTTTCCTTACTTTTCTATTAATCTTATTTGTATCTAGATTTTTCTTAGCCCCTCCTTCATTATAGTGCATTATGTGTGTTTCTGTTTTGCATGTAGTTTTCCTTTGATTCTACCTGTCCTACTTTCCTATCTGTCttctttcattttcaatttttgcatCTCTCATTTTATTGGTGTTTGTGTTTTATCATTACAAGACCTACAGAAACACTAGTATGAAAGGTTAATCTTATAGAGCATAGTCTTACAGTAAGAAATAGGCATAGAgcaagaaatttttatgtttaaaggCAAACAGTCTAAATTTGAACTTAATACACGATAGGAAATAACAGATCCACATAGTGGGAatgaattttgttgttttattttatcattgtttgaaatattttctGGCACATGAAATTGGTCAATTAGATGATCCAACGTAAGTAAAGTCTCACATCACAGGTATGGCAATCAAACGACACACATATCTGAAATGTTGTTATTGCCATTttatatgcatgtttttttttttcctgtataTTTTTCGCacccaaatatttttctttatcattagAAATTATGGATGTAAAATATGAGAATGAGAATATAATACGTGACATGAACAAAGGAACTAGAGACTCTTGAGTGTCAATATTGAGATACTAATATACTGTTTTAAATTGCACTCTGATAGCGAAATTCTGAAATCCTCTTCCTTTAAAGAATGCACTGAAGATGCATCTTTTGTTTCTCTGTTTTTCCTTCCACCATAGTGTTGTGGTtaaattttcagttttcctctGTATCATTTTATGCAATTAAACTATGTTTAAGTGAATGAGACTCTCTGCCTAATCATAACTGGATAGTTGTATTTTATCGAGCATTACATATTTTACCGGATTTTTATATCAGGCTTCATACTAACACATGATATGTACTGCAGTCATCCTTTGCACGTCACATGTCAGGTCAGGGATTTGAGACTTGGGTTCTTGAAGTACGAGGAGCAGGGTTGAGTGTTCAGGAATCAAATTCCAAAGATATTGAGCAGTCTGCCCATGCAATGTCTTCGAAAATGGAAGATATGTTGGAAAATGCAACCACTGGACCCATGTCTTCGAAAATGGAATTGGATAACATATCTGGTACTGTATCTAAACCTTACAGTTCTGCTTCAGAAGGAGTAGAAACAGAGAATGTGGCTGTAATAGGAGACCTGGCTAAGTTAGCTACTGCTTGGGATGAATCAAAGCTGGTCGCTAAATTGTCTGAGACTCTTACGCGTTTGTCAGAAAGAGTCTCTGGGTTTCTTGGTGAAAGTCAAGCAAAGGTCATGTCTGCCAAACTACTTGATCAGATTTCAAAACTTTTGGTGGATTCTCCATTATATGAACAATTCAACGAGGTGAGGGGAAAGCTTGCAACTTTGCTGGAAACAAGACAAAATTCAGGCATTACTAGTCAAATAACTGATCTGAGTGAAAAGCTGGTAAATATTATTGAGGCAGGTCAGTTATCCGTTTCTCCTCCATTATTTGATTTGCAAGCTCGCTTTACTTCTACAATAGAGGATTTtcagaagcaactggatttgatGGTGAAATACAATTGGGACTTTGATCATTACTTGGAAGAAGATGTTCCTGCAGCGGTGAGGGGACATCTGTTCATGTTGGATTGTTACACATTCATAATTCCTTTTTCACTGGTTAACAATTATATGAACGGcaatccttttcttttttatgatattcGGAGGAAACTTTCTCTGGCTGCatgtctttttcttatatgactttttttttttgttttatctatACAGATTGAATACATTTTGAGACAGAGCATGCCAAAAGATGGAAAATTGCTTGCAATTGGACACTCCATGGGCGGCATCTTGCTGTATTCAATGTTGTCACGGTTTGGTAAGTTTCCAGCTTTTTATAGTGTGGATTAACCATGgaccatttttcttttatttgttatcATCTTATTTTTTACTCTCTCAACCAACATCCATTATTGTCTAAACTATACAACAACACTATTTCGTATTTGGTCCATGTCATAGAGATTCAACAAAGTTTTACGTTGGCTGTCGAGGCCTAACACAATCCTCTCCTTTTACCCGAGCTTGGGACCGGCCTTGGCAGGACATTATTGTCTAAACTATAATCccgaattattttttaattatgagcGAAGGTGTAGGATTTGGAAATTTCTATAGTAGGTTGATATCATAATTGGTGGCCATCTGTGGCAGATACTTTGTCTCTGTTCTATTGTTTGGCTGACCAATTATACCATCATTTATCCAGTTATTAGATGTcaagactttgaaattttgaattggtTTTTAGTACAATATTTACTTTGTGGAGAAAATAGCAACTAACAACTTTGTCAATGAAAATCATtaactttgttttttgttctgATGGAGTCTGTAGTGATATAACAAAAGCCTTTTTACACAATGTAGGGTTGGCTACACCTCATGATATCCTCTATGGCCAAtgataaacaatttaaatttaaaaaggatGATATCTCTCATTAGGTATCCGGTTACCAattaatagaataaaaaatgggtatgacATGGCTTAATAGTATAGGAGTGTATTTGAGAGTGTGACCTTCGCATTCCTCATGGCATATTTACTAGTGAGCATACATAGTGGTACAAATCTAGGTCTACAGGTAGCACGGCCCCTTTCTATATTgagacacacacacatatagaTCTGTTTAGacatttacaaaataaatatgtaaGTTATTAAATTACTTATTTATCATCTGTGTTATCATTTTCATCTCATGCAAGGTTTTGAAGGAAAAGAACCCAAATTGGCTGCAGTAGTTACACTGGCATCATCTCTGGACTATACATCATCCAAATCAACTTTGAAGTTACTCGTGCCTCTTGTAAGTGGATTGTTTTATTTGTTCCTGGTTACACCTTCGAGAGGTCTATCTGTCAAGGTAAtaattaagttatttttaaaCAGGCAGATCCGGCACAGGCTCTGAGTGTCCCTGTTGTTCCTTTAGGAGCAATGTTGGTAGCAGCTTATGAAGTTTCATCTCGTTCACCATATGCTTTGTCATGGTTAAATACTTTGATTTCAGCGGAGGGCATGATGGATCCCGATTTATTTAAAAGGCTGGTCTTGAATAACTTCTGTAAGTTTCTATATCCTTGAGAAATCTAAAAATATTCGTTTACCATCACCTACTTGTTTAAGTGATTAGGAAAGTTGGTTCTTGACATGTTAGTTTTAGAGCAGTTATGACTTATTAATATTAACAAGTGGTTAGGACGTAGGAGTCTGATCCCTCCCAATCTTTTGAATCCCAGCACAAGGTAAAATTGGATTGTGCACAGGTTTTTTGTTGCATGTAGCAGGGGTTTAGTTTATTTTGGGATCAGTGATAGTATCTCAATTAACATTTGAGAGTTCTGCCAttgtgaaaattgaaaactatcAATTCCTCTCCAATGAATATTTGCAGTGTTTTAAAAACCGGACCGGTGATCTATCGGCTAAGGGTATTGGGTCACTGATTGAGAACTACCGAGTCACTGGTTGAACCGCATGGCTGAATCAGATTAAACCGGATGACTCAGTTAGATAATCCGGTCtctatattaaatatgtatagGTATTAAATCCAATTTAACCGGGTAACACCTTCTctagaaattataaaaaaacaagacacctataaaatgtcataaaaactaCCGAACAATttaaaacaagattaaatatgttttaaaataatatttcgtgttaataaaagatataattaaacccaaaattctattcatataattacatcaatttttttttttacattcaatcacattttttaataaaaagatatatttttaatagaaaaataaaaaatatatatgtttaataaACGATCAAATACAATGAGtgattataccttaaaaaaatacaatgattataaaaaaaatgaaatacaatgaaTGATTTATGCAttcaaatacaaaaaattacaatgcatacgtcaaaaaaacaaagtacAAATTACAATGCATTCTTGGTATAACATTTTTGTTattcgttaatttttttttataatgagcTATTTGTTACtttcaattattaaatattattattatataagtaTAGCGTAAGTAGAATGTTTGACACTGAAGAATTTGGCCTGGTggttatatttcattttctattcTTTCGTGTCAAGAGTTCGAAACTTGTGCATGCCAAAGTATTTAGTTTTATCCAAAGCTACCAATAAGTTACTGGTTTATTGACACAACCGATCCAGTAGGCTGACCGGACTGTTTATGGGTTCGGTTCCCAGTTCAACCATTCTGGTTTTTGAAACAATGATTATTTGGATTCATTTCAAAAGCGCACTTGATGTTTAAAAGGATCTGGGGTAATAGCATGGCCGCTGGATTGATACTAtcatgaaaataaagaaaatattaattagaggGATCCTTTCTTCTCGTGTACTTTTAGTGTCTTATCTtgtagaatatatattttttggagcATTCAGTTGGActtcacatgtttttttttttggactcaCCAAAACCTCTGTATGAACAAGTACATGCCCTTCGTTTTAGTGCCTACTCTATACTTATAACCATCGTCCCGGTATCTCCATTTTACGGACGATGAGAATTGTATGTTATATATTATCATCATAGAAAATCTTGAGAGAGAATATTCAGATGGATTTGAATTAGTGATATAGTATAACTGCCAATTAGATGGATTTGAATTAGTGATATAGTATAACTTCATTTAAACATGCTATGATGGCCAGTATGTTGAAAAAGTTATGTTATTTCTTCGCTTTTAATATAAGACTAGGGCTAAGCCTTTGGACCTAGAAGGCATGGATAGGTCATATGAGGGTAAAATATTGAACTAATTCAGAATTATATGATGAGCAGGAAATGATGATTTGACTGGTTTTCATTAAAATTGTGGTTATCGAACCTTGCTAGATGTATTTTCTAAATATTCTCGCTTTTGCTCAGCAATTAGGTATACCTGGGATTGGAACTTCTTTATTCTGTAATCAGATTGGTATATGTAGTGCACAcgactttttatttttcagttaagaaaattatttatatttgactAGTTAGTTTATAAATCACCTTCATGAATCATATGATATTATTGCATCTGGTAGGCACCATACCCGCAAAACTTCTCTTACAACTCACAACAGCATTTCGAGAGCGTGGTTTATGTAATAGGGATGGGACATTTTTTTACAAGGAGCATCTACACAAAAGCAAAATACCTATTTTAGCTACTGCTGGAGACAAGGATTTGATTTGCCCACCTGAAGCTGTGGAAGGTATTTTTCATATCCTAGATGTAGATGTTTTACTTGCCTGTTGGGCTTTCAAGAAATGGATATTCTTAAAGGTTTTTTATGAGCAGATACTGTTAAACTAATTCCTGAGCACCTGGTTACCTATAAACTTTTTGGAGAACCCGAAGGCCCACATTATGCTCATTATGATTTGGTTGGAGGAAGACTGGTATTACCTTACTCCCTTTATTATCATTGTTAAGTTTATGCTAGAttggaaaattgttgttgatatgcaCCCAATTTTGTATTGAGTAAATTGCTTCCGAGGTTCCTGAAAAATTATTCCATCAGTCAAACTAGTTTGACATTAATAAATGTCAGTTGACTTTGATGGATATGCAGTTATGCACAGTGGCGAAGCTAGCATAATTTTTACGAGGGAGCCAAataccaataatttttttgaagcaaagaaaaatgaactttcttttaaactttatatattaaatataagggttaaatatgtttaatctctataaaattaaactttaaggagtcaaatatatattcataattGAATATTTTCTAAATGGACTAACAAATTCTTTTTTAATGTAAACAAATAAGCTATTTGCATTAAACTATCGCCCATTTTATTTGactattgataatttttattactaaaAATGTTTTCTCTATAATTGTTGTAGAGACTCAAATGTCAATATATATGACAAATGAGTTTATTAATCAAGTAATAGTTTGTTAACCTTTTTATTTATGCTAGTTTTTTTGCAAATAAATATGTTTAGGTagctataaatatattattgggGTAGCTAACTATATTAATATACCTAgccattcaataaaaataaaaattttgggGTAGCCAAAGCTACCCCTTCATTACACAAGCAATCGCCCCTGATTATGCACATGTAGCCATTAAGTGTCATGCAAGGTTTACATGTGCCAAGTCTTTCTCTTCTTTCCCGGACAAAGTTATTTTCCTTTTGAAAGATCTCACCTGCAACAAGTGTGATTACAAGGTTCAGCCCAAAACTCTTTTCTAGTATAATTTTTTCCCCTCCGAGTATGGTTGACTTCATATCATTTCAAGGGCCAAAAGGATTATTCGCTCATTTTATATAGTGATTAATGGTAATGGCCTATTCAGTTTTCTCCTCGTCCATCTACTCTTGCCAAGTTGCCATGTTTTTTCCTTATACATTGTCGATGatctttcttccatttttaattGTCTCACTTGAGCTCTGCTTGCTTCCGTTGTATCAAGATTTATTTGACACAAATAATTggtatacatattttttaaatctatTGCTTCTTTCTTTGTGACGTTTTTCTATGCATATATTGAGTGCAGGCAGTGGAGCAGGTATATCCATGTATAATTGAATTTCTTAGTTGTCACGACAAGTGATGTACACCAAACAccatcaattcatcaaataCATTATTCTTTGGTCACACTTGATAACTACATTCCTAACAGGTATGCGTTGCTTGTTGCATTCTGTACAACCCATTAGAACTCTTGCACTACACTAACCTGAGGCTGTTGATGGTAATCACAAGATTATTTATCCGATCATTCTTACCGGGTATCTAATTTGATGCAGAAAGTTAAAAGAAATTATAGCCCTTTTGTGCATTGGAGTTTGAAGTTttcacattttgtttccacccaGCAGTGAAGGATATGATTCTGAAGGCTGAATTACTACCAGGTATACAGTGATAGGAATTACAAAGTCAATAGTCCTAAAGAAAATTTTTCAGCATTGTTGCTGATTTGTTATAAAACTTATGTACAGAATATCATACATAGTACTCTAATATAAACATGCCCAAGTTTCTTGAATGTAAATTGACCAATTTCCTCTGTTCCGGGTGCCTGGACATGGATAGTCGAACATCTTGCCTCTAGTCTAGATGATCTTATATTTAATTGATAATGATAAACTTACAACTGTTAGCTGCTTGGCGGCGCGGATATAGAAGGGAAACTAAGAATCGAAGAATCATAATCATGCATCATTGCAATCAATTAATCAGCAGTTTATTATAGCGACATCATGTTAGTGGTGGATATTTTGCCAAACGTTACAAACCAATTTGCTATTTACCAAGGATGGTGACACAATGACATTTTATGGCAGAAATGACTACTTAAAACGGTGGATTGGACTTCACTAAGATAGATCAACTGTTACCTAAGATAGATCAAGTTTTGAGCTTGTTAgaaagtattatttttattcaacaCCGTTAGGTCATTTCTAGCTGAAAAGTAAGTATTATTTTTGTAGGAAGTATCATTTCAAGTTTGTAGGAAGTACTCTTTGTTTTACAATTAgcgataattaaaaaaaaaactcaagaatCCAATGTAATGGTTATGGCCACcaattgaatataaaaaaaaaaaaaaaaaaaaaactcaagaatCCAATGTAATGGTCAAGTAACATAGTGGTCGTTCGTGGCTCACacattttaactatttttggCTGGTGCTTACATGATTTCATTCGCGAAATCTATTGTAGCCTCCCATAGTTCCTTCTCACTAGTTATTATTTATTCACATCCCTTAATATTTGGTTTTACACACTGACGGCAAATTCAGTTTGCTGGCTTCGATAGTGATTTGGAACATGTTTCTaagttgaaccaaacacatTGTCGTCACTATCCAAGAGAAAAGGTTACTAGGCTTCTCTAGGTCGATAGAAAGAAGGTAAATAAATAGTATAGATACCAGGCCATTGTGTCTCTGCCAGCAAGAGATATCAATAATGGTTTCACCTTCTACATTGTCTCTACGGGACCCTCCATTGTTGATCTTGACATCTCAAGAAATATCTAAGTCATGccttgattttgtttaaaacaaattttacacCTAGATATTAGCAGTCCTCTTCTAAAATTGATTAGCCGGATATTAACTATTTTGCTAACTGATCGATACATTTGTACACAAGGTATGTGTTCACATAGGGaaggttaatcctttcccaccacgggaaagttggattcaatgattagattaagtgaagaacatattcttaacatgctctctcaacactagatttttcttcacactatcttccaataatttaaaaattatgaaaattaattttcagaaattaaaaaaacgaaaaaaatataaaaaaattcagatattttttttttaaattccgtaattcatttattgaatgttagaattttttttttgaaaaataaaatttatttcaataaaaataaaattttggaaactaagataagtttttatttttctaaaaagaatatattttttaatttcataataaaataagatattctgaaaaataaaataaaaattctaaaaaaatattttgaaattaaagttttttatttttctaagaaaataaaattctaaaaaataaggtttttgaaataaaattctgaacaattttttttttcatttattcaaaaaaaataaattctaacattcaataaatgaattacagaatttttttaaaaaaattatttgaatttttttatatttttttaatttctaaaaattaattttcagaatttttaaattgttggaagatagtgtgaagaaaaacctagtgttgagagagcatgaTAAGAATATGtttttcacttaatctaatcattgaatccaacttttccatggtgggaaaggattaacctttcccatgtgaaatgccacctgtacataatattaaaaaattaccaaattttctaaggctttgtttgcgagttttgaggggaaggaaatgaaagactagggaagggaaggaaagagagggaagggagaaaggagggaaaaccttccccttgtttgggagttaaaaCACCAACAaggaaatgagatgaatgacttatgttataattttactattttaccatttttctctcttaaattAATGCTTTGtgttatattttgtaatttatcttctaatttattcaaaagagcttatctcatgaaaaacaaattatttataaataaaaaaaacttattacaatcactttataaaaaaaaaaaaacttatttatacaaaacaatttattacggtctctttttaaaaaacagcttatttcatgaaaaacaaattattacaatcttttttttaaaaaacaacttattcaaaacagcttatttatgcaaaacaacataTTACgatctattttttcaaaaacaacttatttatgcaaaacagtttattaagatatctttttcaaaaaccgcttattcaaaacaacttatttatacaaaacaacttattacgacataattttcaaaaacaacttattcaaaacagcttatttctgcaaaatagcttattacgacctcattttcaaaaacagcttattcaaaataagctgttttgaataaataagctattttgcataagctatttttgagaaagaggtcgtaataagttgtttgacatcaataagctattttgaataagttgttttttgaaaagaggttgtaataagctgttttgaataaataagctgttttgaataagctgtttttgaaaatgaggtcgtaataagctgttttgcatcaataagctgttttgaataagttggtttttgaaaagagtttgtaataagctgttttgcatcaataagctgttttgaataagttgttttttgaaaagaggtcgtaagaagctgttttgcataaataagctgtgttttgaaaatgaggtcgtaataagctgctTTGCatcaataagttgttttttgaaaagaggtcgtaataagctgttttgcataaataagttgttttgaataagctgtttttaaaaaagagg is from Medicago truncatula cultivar Jemalong A17 chromosome 1, MtrunA17r5.0-ANR, whole genome shotgun sequence and encodes:
- the LOC25485471 gene encoding uncharacterized protein isoform X1, which gives rise to MGIIQYDPMYSICRVSSTTFRRFPRATAPFRVRAFSTAVRDKPSICTADELHYVSVHNSDWKLSLWRYHPSPQAPTRNHPLLLLSGVGTNAVGYDLSPTSSFARHMSGQGFETWVLEVRGAGLSVQESNSKDIEQSAHAMSSKMEDMLENATTGPMSSKMELDNISGTVSKPYSSASEGVETENVAVIGDLAKLATAWDESKLVAKLSETLTRLSERVSGFLGESQAKVMSAKLLDQISKLLVDSPLYEQFNEVRGKLATLLETRQNSGITSQITDLSEKLVNIIEAGQLSVSPPLFDLQARFTSTIEDFQKQLDLMVKYNWDFDHYLEEDVPAAVRGHLFMLDCYTFIIPFSLIEYILRQSMPKDGKLLAIGHSMGGILLYSMLSRFGFEGKEPKLAAVVTLASSLDYTSSKSTLKLLVPLADPAQALSVPVVPLGAMLVAAYEVSSRSPYALSWLNTLISAEGMMDPDLFKRLVLNNFCTIPAKLLLQLTTAFRERGLCNRDGTFFYKEHLHKSKIPILATAGDKDLICPPEAVEDTVKLIPEHLVTYKLFGEPEGPHYAHYDLVGGRLAVEQVYPCIIEFLSCHDK
- the LOC25485471 gene encoding uncharacterized protein isoform X2 — protein: MGIIQYDPMYSICRVSSTTFRRFPRATAPFRVRAFSTAVRDKPSICTADELHYVSVHNSDWKLSLWRYHPSPQAPTRNHPLLLLSGVGTNAVGYDLSPTSSFARHMSGQGFETWVLEVRGAGLSVQESNSKDIEQSAHAMSSKMEDMLENATTGPMSSKMELDNISGTVSKPYSSASEGVETENVAVIGDLAKLATAWDESKLVAKLSETLTRLSERVSGFLGESQAKVMSAKLLDQISKLLVDSPLYEQFNEVRGKLATLLETRQNSGITSQITDLSEKLVNIIEAGQLSVSPPLFDLQARFTSTIEDFQKQLDLMVKYNWDFDHYLEEDVPAAIEYILRQSMPKDGKLLAIGHSMGGILLYSMLSRFGFEGKEPKLAAVVTLASSLDYTSSKSTLKLLVPLADPAQALSVPVVPLGAMLVAAYEVSSRSPYALSWLNTLISAEGMMDPDLFKRLVLNNFCTIPAKLLLQLTTAFRERGLCNRDGTFFYKEHLHKSKIPILATAGDKDLICPPEAVEDTVKLIPEHLVTYKLFGEPEGPHYAHYDLVGGRLAVEQVYPCIIEFLSCHDK